CCCCGGTTATATATTGAGCTTGACTTACTCGATGTACATTAAACATTACTATAAGTTAATCAAGAGGAAGTCGAAATCCATTGAATGAAATTTTGTATAGAGTATGAGTTAACATGTTCATCTGGGATTTGGCTACTCCACGACACTCGTCCTGCTGTATTAGCTCCGGCACCAGTATTTCTATATTCTCCGTAGTATAGAGTCTTCAACGCGAAATCACCACTCCAAGGCAACCATCCGTTAGGCGATATAAGAGCCTCTAAAGTACAATCTAGAAACACGGTCCGAGAATACTCCTTCCATGGTCTTCCcagaaaatttttgtggacTTTGGGTTTGTTGTAGTACAAGGTCATGTATTTATCAGTTCCATTGATCAAACAATTTTGGAAGACGAAACCAGTTGATTGTGCAGGGTCTATCCTGCCATGAGCAGTCACAGCATTCGTCTCTCCCTTTTCAGGACGGAGTTGTCGAGGTGCTATTAGGATGTCACAGTCTTGAAAGAAAGAAGCTGAGTTTCCGAAAATGAAGTCTACATTACCTTGGATACGGCAGGACTTGTAGTATTGGCGCAAAGCGTGGGCGTATAGGGTGTCTTGATTGCCAATGAATTCACAGTTTTCTACAGCGGAAAGATCACTGTCGGATCGGAATGCTACGGCTTGGTGAGCATCCGGACCGGCTGTGTTTTGGAAGGTGATACCACTAGCCATGAATCCATCACCAACAACTCCTGTTTTACAAATACTAAACATTAGAACGACTCGAATCTACAAACGTCCTCCGTATGTCTTCAACAACAAATAGCAAATGCAGGTTTTATGACAAATGCAAACATTTTGCACTTCTAACAGACCCCTATGATCCCGAGACGGATCAAAAAAGGTTCACTAGGCCCATTGCTTTTCGCTCCATCTATGGATACGCATACCACAAAGTTAATGCTCATTGTATACATGTGTATAGATTATACTCATTCCAAACCCATCGACAATAAATTCTAACTTAGCGTTTTCTATGGAGCAAGGACTATGCCTTCCGTTTTTCATACGAAAAATCAATCCCACGGTTTGTAATGAATGCACGGTGTCATATTACTCAATGATCAGTGTAATTCCATACAAGTGGGATTGATGTGGATTGTTTCCTCGAGACCCTCGACTAAGGTAAAACATATAACAGGTTCAATAACAAATACTAATATGCTAAATGAAGTAAACATAGGTAATGATAACGAATAAGATAGTAATAAACATAACATAagtattaaaattcaaattcaatcaaATAAACTTACCAACAGTTGCAGTCTCATAAGTAGTAACACCAGCAAGACCAACACTCAACGAACCCGTAATGACAGTTTTACCCATTCCATCACCCAAAAACACCACATTCATCTTCTCCAACCCGACCCGAACCTTCTCCTCATACAACCCGGATTTGATCCATATCACAAACTTCCGGGTTTGCTCCTTCTCCGGTGCAGCATTCACCGCCTCCTGCACCGTCTTATAGTCACATCCTCCTTCCTTACACACCGTTACATCCGGTTTCAACCCGGTCGGCACTCCACCCTTCACCTGACCCGACCCGCTTGAACCCGAACCCGAACCTTCCCAGAACCCGTCTCGTTCTGTTTTGGGTACGGTCCATGACCCGGTATCAGCACCGTAAAGGTCGAAATTCACCATCATCCCCAATGCATTGCTGCTGTATCCGATCAAGGAATTGATAAACGACATCGTTTTAGATACCTGGGAGGTGCCATTAACGTACTTCAAAGCGGACCAGCAGTCGTATTGATACACCATAACGGAGCTCATCCATGCACGAGCGCTCTTGTATCCGCCGTTAATCACTGCCTGACCCGTTAACCCGACCCGATACTCCGCATACCCGAGCACCTCCATACACACTTTCCCAGCGTCCGTACGGTTCTGATTATTCCCTGTCGACGCATCTATAATTGCCTGCACCATCTCTTTCGCCTTATCGTTGTTCTTCGATGATACTTTAACAGCCGATTGGATGATCAACGACGTCGTTAGCTCAGACGGTAAGTAACCGGAATCCGTCAATACAGATTCACATGTTGGTGGGTCCCGTGAAGCCTTACAAGCACCACGGATCTGAAGTGAAATTGACGGGGATGTGGAGGAATGGTGGCGAGCGGCGGAGGAAATAGAGAAGAAGAGGATTAAGGAGAAGATAGTGAGTGTGAAAAAGGAAGCCATGGAAATGAACAGAAGCTTAAATTTTCGGAATAGTGTGGGTTTTGCAGGTTTTCTTAAGTGCATTGTAGGTACCCTTTTATACAAATTTGTGGCTGTAAATGCCAAAAAACTGTACAATTTCAAGAAGATAATTGAATTACAGTGTGAATATAGAATGGGGTTTGGTGAATTTGGACGAAAGTGAAAGTTCACGGGAGTGGATAGTGAACAGTGATGGcaatgaggaagaagaagaaaaaaatagtggCGGTGTTCGATTAGACATCGGCAAAATGTGCCTTTTATTGTTTAATAAACTTGATCTCAGTAAATATTTATCGATAAaattatgagtatatatataatatatgttaagtaaaatataaattatcgatattaaataaaatcaaattaaacgACATATTTCTTATCGTAAAAATGAGAGCTTTTAGTTTAGGGATTAGGGAGCTAAGGTAGTGGACCATTAGGGATCAAATTAAAAGCTTTGATTTGCTTTTTAACTTAGGGATCAAATTAAACTATTAGTAGTGGTTAATAAAATAGGTGCAAATGGCATGAGATGAAAACTCAAATATGTGAGGACAATAAAACAACAAAGGGGGTTTTGGGTTTGTATCATCATCATGcatataattcattttgaaaatgTATAACTTCTATACAATTTGGTGTGTGTTTTTGTCTCAATTCACACTATCACATAtacttttgatttaaaaatttatgatcataTGTTATGGTTTATATATAGTTCTCGAATTTAAAATCGATAATTGAACGCTAATTTAGCATATGAAAAATTTGATATTGATAGAGTTTAGAAGATTGAATATAGATCATATATTGATGTTTATAAGATTGGATAATCTTGAATATGGGATATGGACATAATTTAGGGAAGGTAAATTAATTTGACTTATAGATATTGAACATGTTAGATTTGTGGAAGGTGAAGATAGAGTAAGGTAGCAAGAAAGTAGTTGACTTACTTTGGTTTAAGTATATTATTAATCAtgattcattttatatttatcttgtatagtatttatattttaaagtgtaTTTTACTTTACTCTCGAAGTGAGATACTTTGACAAATTCTTCAAGGTGCATCTTGGAACTCTTATTTAGCGAGGCTATGTCCCAGAGTTGCCTCAAGTATGTCGACAATCAAACCTCTAATCGATCTAGACACACAGAATTTTCGATATCGAAAAAGATTTGAGATTTCGATCGTACGTATAAATTCTAATGTTTACCCTTCACAAGGCTATACTTTAGATAATAACGTCTAAAGTCACACGCGAATTTTAATTTCAcgattgatatttttttaaaaatagataaatttaaaaataaacaaaagctAAATAACGATTTAAGAATAGCTATTTAAGACCACCTatcgaaaagaaaaaaaggtcaAGCAATGTCCTTCTCGAAAAGATCCAATTTAAGAGCCAATATATAGAACCAATGGTTATTGAAAATAGATATTATTATTAGGAACTCTCGCTTTCAAGTTCTAGAGATGAAACTTGAGAATATTATTGTAGAATTTCTTCGATAGAATTTTAGACTTCATAATAATAGctatttttcaattaaagaGCGAAAAAATGGCCCAATAAACTCTACTTCTACTATGGCCCAACCCATTTCGTTCTCTTACTCGGCCCATTTTTCTTATGATAAAGCACTTTTATGGTCTGCAATTAACTTTAGGGAAAAGGATACTTATTAAGTTCTATCAAAACGGAAATTATTATTATGCGTTTATTGTTTGATATCATCAAAGTATACGTATTTGCTTATTTATGTATCACCACTTTGAAAAAAGGGTCTAAAGTGAGGAGTGAGGGCATGGTACCCTCATGTATAAACGTGTGCAAACATTTATTTGTGTTACGCCATTTACTACAAGATATTTCTCTTGCATTATCAGCCATTTTGCTGAAGCTACTTCTCTATAAGATCATAGGCATATGGGCATGAAGCCAATGACATACATTATATTACTACTTTGATTCATATTATatgtcttttaaaattttaataggaaaaagcaAGAAAGTTCCATCTATATTTATTAAGCTTTTGACTTGAGTTAAAAGTTAATGTAAAATTATTTGTGGTTTGTGTTATCAAATGAGCCACAAAGCAGGTAAATacaatttttgttaatttttgtgtgttattgtctataaagtttttatgattcgaaattttcaaaaaaaaatatcaaaatttttcatggacatccatTAAGATCTTAGCAATGGACCTAGTTCATTTGGCGGAGCAACCTGGCgcattttgaagttcaaacgaatccaaagcaggtaaacacagattttgtcaattttcttgtgctataatCTACGAAATTTTTGTGATCAAGAATTCCCAATAGAAAATGGTTGAAATCAATCATTGACGTCCGGTAAGACCTTAGTAATGAACCCAGTTCGTTCCGCGGGGAAAACGagcacattttcaagttcaaacgagttcCTAAGCAGGTAAACACATATTTGtcaattttcttgtgctatagtcTATAAAATTTTTGTGATCCAAAATTTCCGAAAGAAAATGACCGAAACTTTTCATGAACATCTCTTAATACCTTAACAATAGACCCAATTCGTTCCACGGGGACAACATGCACATtatcaagttcaaatgagccccAATGCAGATTTTGTCGATTTTCTTGTGTTGTAGTCCGTGAAATTTTTGTGATTCAGAATTCCCTAAAGAAAATgcccaaaatttttcatggacgtccctTAAGAACTAGCAATGGACCTAGTTTGTCCCGTGGGGTAAATGGCGCattatcaaattcaaatgaGCCTTGAAGCAAGTAAACacaaattttcttgattttcatgtgctatagtccataaATTTTGTGGTTCGAAATTCTCAAAAGAAAATGGCTgtaatttttcgtggacgtcctttaagaccttAGCAATGGACTCAGTTCTTCCCGCATGGAAAACggacgcattttcaagttcaaacaagctcCAAAGAAGATAAATGCagattttgtcaattttcatgtgttatagtccaTGGAATTTTTGTTATCCGGATTTTCGGTAGaaaatgaccaaattttttttatggacgcTTGTTAAGATCTTGGGTATGGAAACAGTTCATCCTGTGGCGAAAACAAGcgcatttcaagttcaaacaaccGTAAAGCAGGTAAATAGATCTTTGCcgatttttatatgttatagtcTATGATCATGATCCGAAATTCCCAAAAGAACATgactgaaatttttcatggacgtccattaagaccttagccATGGACTCAGATCACCCCACGGGGAAACAATcacattttcaattttaaacgAGCATCAAAgcagataaaaataaattttaccgactttcatgtgctatagtccatggaaTTTTTATaattcgaaaattccgaaagaAAATTGCTGAAATTTTTCAGGACGTCTGTTAATATCTTTGCAATGGACCTTGTTCATCGGTGGGAAAACgagcgcattttcaagttcaaacgagcccaaaaGCTATTTTGCATatttcgtgtgttatagtccatgaattttttgtgatccGAAATCCCTAAATGAAAATGgtcaaaaattttcattaccGTCGGTTAACACCTTAGCAATGGACCAGTTCGTGCAATGGGGAAGACGATcgcattttcaatttcaaatgagCCCCAAAGAGGTTAATTGcagattttaccgattttcgtatgctattgtccatgaattttttgtgattcagaatttccaaaagaaaatgaccaaaatttttcatggaagtccgttaagaccttaacAATGGACTCGGTCATCCCGCGAGGAAAACAGATGcgttttcaagttcaaacgagctccaaagaaGGCAAATGTAGATTTTACCgtttttcgtgtgttatagtcaATGAAATTTTTGTATCCGGAATTGCCGAAAGaatgttgaatgccttgaatcggacccgctacaaacagaaaggacgggggtctcgctgcccggtcagcgagtcggggggtccgggggggcggagacgcccccgggccgacggtatacaatgttgttgtattgggcccttaattttctgttgattctgtatgttgggcccaagcctgttagggcgtagcttagcactatatatagacgctatgacaaaccctattttgtaattctgtttttgcctctccataataaaactgctccctctcttcccgtggacgtagccaatttattggtgaaccacgtaaatctgttgtcatCCCGCGAGGAAAACAGATGcgttttcaagttcaaacgagctccaaagaaGGCAAATGTAGATTTTACCgtttttcgtgtgttatagtcaATGAAATTTTTGTATCCGGAATTGCCGAAAGAAAATAGCTAAAATTTCTCATGAAtttccgttaagaccttatcaaTAGACCCAATTTGTCCCGCGGGGAAAAGGAGCGtattttgaagttcaaacgagctccaaaacAGGTAAACGCAAATTTTGctaattttcatgtgctatagtccatggtATTTTTGTGATTCGGAATTCCTGAAAGAAAATGGCcgaaattttttgtggacgtctgttaagaccttagcaATGTACCCAGTTCGTTCTGCATAGCAAACgtgtgcattttcaagttcaaacgagcccaaagtAGGTAAACGCAGATTTTTttgatattcgtgtgctatagtccatcgAATTTTTGTGATCCAAAATTTCCAAAAGAAATTGTCTGAAATTTTGCATCGacatccattaagaccttagtaATGGACCCAGATCGTCCCACGGTAAAAACggacgcattttcaagttcaaacgagccccaaagcaagtaaacacatattttatcgatttttttgtgctaattcTCACGTTAGTAGgatattgaaaatattgacTCCCTATATGGACTATGGACAATTTTTTCTTCATGAGCCATGTTAGAGATCCATTCttctaaaatatgatataagAGTTAGATCCATTCTAATTTATGATTTATCAGTCCTCATATTAAATTATCCAGCATACATCAGATATGTTCAGTCCTAGTGTGAGGCAGGGC
The DNA window shown above is from Solanum lycopersicum chromosome 11, SLM_r2.1 and carries:
- the LOC101245713 gene encoding pectinesterase family protein; this encodes MHLRKPAKPTLFRKFKLLFISMASFFTLTIFSLILFFSISSAARHHSSTSPSISLQIRGACKASRDPPTCESVLTDSGYLPSELTTSLIIQSAVKVSSKNNDKAKEMVQAIIDASTGNNQNRTDAGKVCMEVLGYAEYRVGLTGQAVINGGYKSARAWMSSVMVYQYDCWSALKYVNGTSQVSKTMSFINSLIGYSSNALGMMVNFDLYGADTGSWTVPKTERDGFWEGSGSGSSGSGQVKGGVPTGLKPDVTVCKEGGCDYKTVQEAVNAAPEKEQTRKFVIWIKSGLYEEKVRVGLEKMNVVFLGDGMGKTVITGSLSVGLAGVTTYETATVGVVGDGFMASGITFQNTAGPDAHQAVAFRSDSDLSAVENCEFIGNQDTLYAHALRQYYKSCRIQGNVDFIFGNSASFFQDCDILIAPRQLRPEKGETNAVTAHGRIDPAQSTGFVFQNCLINGTDKYMTLYYNKPKVHKNFLGRPWKEYSRTVFLDCTLEALISPNGWLPWSGDFALKTLYYGEYRNTGAGANTAGRVSWSSQIPDEHVNSYSIQNFIQWISTSS